In Bufo gargarizans isolate SCDJY-AF-19 chromosome 6, ASM1485885v1, whole genome shotgun sequence, a single genomic region encodes these proteins:
- the PANK1 gene encoding pantothenate kinase 1 isoform X2, with product MKLIDGKKHSFPWFGMDIGGTLVKLVYFEPKDITAEEEQEEVENLKSIRKYLTSNTAYGKTGVRDVHLELKNLTMCGRKGNLHFIRFPTCAMHRFIQMGSEKNFSSLHTTLCATGGGAYKFEEDFRTIADLQLHKLDELDCLIRGLLYVDSVGFNGRPECYYFDNPTDPEQCHKKPYCLDNPYPMLLVNIGSGVSILAVYSKDNYKRVTGTSLGGGTFLGLCCLLTGCETFEEALEMAAKGDSTNVDKLVKDIYGGDYERFSLQGSAVASSFGHMMSKEKRDTISKEDLARATLVTITNNIGSIARMCAVNENIDRVVFVGNFLRINMVSMTLLSYAMDYWSKGQLKALFLEHEGYFGAVGALLELFKMNDEH from the exons CCTTCCCATGGTTTGGAATGGACATTGGGGGAACTCTGGTGAAGCTAGTTTACTTTGAGCCTAAAGATATCACGGCAGAAGAAGAACAAGAGGAGGTTGAAAACCTGAAAAGCATAAGAAAATACTTGACTTCAAATACAGCGTACGGTAAAACTGGTGTCCGGGATGTCCACCTGGAACTGAAAAACTTGACCATGTGCGGCCGCAAGGGCAATTTGCACTTCATCCGCTTCCCCACCTGTGCTATGCACAGGTTTATCCAGATGGGGAGCGAGAAAAACTTCTCCAGCCTGCATACCACACTTTGTGCCACCGGCGGTGGGGCCTACAAGTTTGAAGAGGACTTCAGGACG ATAGCTGACCTCCAGCTCCATAAACTTGATGAACTGGATTGTCTAATCCGAGGCCTGCTTTATGTCGATTCTGTTGGCTTTAATGGCCGTCCAGAATGCTACTACTTTGACAACCCGACGGACCCAGAGCAATGTCACAAGAAGCCATATTGCCTTGATAATCCATATCCTATGTTGCTGGTTAACATAGGATCAGGAGTCAGCATTCTTGCAGTGTATTCTAAAGACAACTATAAAAGAGTAACTGGGACCAG tctaggaggaggaacattCCTTGGCCTGTGCTGCTTGCTGACGGGTTGTGAAACGTTTGAGGAAGCTTTGGAAATGGCAGCGAAAGGAGACAGCACTAATGTCGATAAACTGGTGAAAGACATCTATGGCGGGGACTATGAGCGGTTCAGCCTTCAGGGCTCTGCTGTTGCCTCCAG CTTTGGCCACATGATGAGCAAAGAGAAAAGGGATACCATAAGCAAGGAGGACTTGGCGAGAGCGACGCTGGTTACCATTACTAACAACATAGGATCCATTGCTCGTATGTGCGCCGTCAATGAG AACATTGACAGAGTGGTGTTTGTTGGGAACTTTCTAAGAATCAACATGGTCTCGATGACGCTGCTGTCTTATGCAATGGATTACTGGTCAAAAGGACAACTGAAAGCCCTCTTTTTGGAACATGAG GGTTACTTCGGAGCAGTCGGAGCCCTGCTGGAGCTTTTCAAGATGAATGACGAGCACTGA